A region from the uncultured Draconibacterium sp. genome encodes:
- a CDS encoding HAD family hydrolase yields the protein MKKQFFFFIVISVLLLSCQTAVENKAVEAAIPENPLSLWNDSEVKTAIVDFVEKVTDENSADFVPVKERIAVFDNDGTLWNEKPLYIPVEIELAYIKEVFPNNPEWKDDKMYSAIANDNLDVLKEYSNAELATKLFAAHAGQKEEDYKAFVYNALSTINHRKYNRPLKEVTYSPMVELVDYLQANNFNVFIVTGGEISSVRTVSEEIYNIPIENVVGSSVGYKYIVDESGKYIERQAEISSNNDKHVKPTNIELHIGRKPIFAAGNSDGDYEMMEYTLSGDKPSMAILVHHDDEEREYSYMHGTEKAVQDAEKQGWYVISMKKDFKEIFAE from the coding sequence ATGAAAAAACAATTCTTCTTCTTTATAGTGATTTCGGTTTTGCTCTTATCATGTCAAACGGCTGTTGAGAATAAAGCTGTAGAAGCGGCAATACCAGAAAATCCACTATCTCTTTGGAATGACTCAGAAGTAAAAACGGCTATCGTTGATTTTGTAGAAAAAGTTACCGATGAAAACTCGGCCGACTTTGTGCCTGTAAAAGAACGCATTGCCGTATTTGATAACGATGGTACACTTTGGAATGAAAAGCCACTTTATATTCCTGTGGAAATAGAACTGGCTTACATAAAAGAGGTTTTTCCCAATAATCCGGAATGGAAAGACGATAAAATGTACAGTGCAATTGCAAACGATAATTTAGACGTTTTAAAGGAATACAGCAATGCAGAACTGGCAACTAAACTTTTTGCTGCGCATGCCGGACAAAAAGAGGAAGATTACAAAGCCTTTGTCTATAACGCACTTTCAACAATAAATCACCGAAAATACAATCGCCCCTTAAAAGAGGTAACTTATTCACCAATGGTTGAGTTGGTGGATTATTTACAAGCCAATAATTTTAATGTATTTATTGTTACCGGTGGCGAAATTTCGTCTGTTCGAACGGTGTCGGAAGAAATTTACAATATCCCGATTGAGAACGTAGTTGGTAGTAGTGTGGGTTACAAGTACATTGTTGATGAAAGTGGAAAATACATTGAGCGACAAGCTGAAATTAGTTCAAATAACGACAAGCACGTCAAACCCACTAACATTGAGCTGCACATTGGGCGTAAGCCAATTTTTGCTGCCGGAAACAGCGATGGCGATTACGAAATGATGGAATACACACTATCAGGTGATAAACCTTCAATGGCAATTTTGGTACATCACGACGATGAAGAACGCGAATACAGTTATATGCACGGTACCGAAAAAGCCGTTCAAGATGCCGAAAAACAAGGCTGGTATGTAATTAGTATGAAAAAGGATTTTAAAGAGATTTTTGCAGAATGA
- a CDS encoding GxxExxY protein: MAEYVPRGTNFSIKEEEIERVAKIIVDCAYKVHKTLGSGLLERVYEVCFCHELDKAGLSFLRQQKVPVVYDGIEFDEGFRLDVMVEDLIICELKSVTEMYSIYTAQILSHMKLMDVELGFLINFNVPLIKNGIKRLRI; encoded by the coding sequence ATGGCTGAATACGTACCGAGAGGAACAAATTTTTCCATTAAGGAAGAAGAGATTGAAAGAGTCGCAAAAATAATTGTTGATTGTGCTTACAAGGTGCATAAAACTTTAGGATCCGGACTTCTGGAAAGAGTATATGAAGTATGTTTTTGTCATGAATTAGATAAAGCTGGATTATCATTTTTAAGGCAACAAAAAGTCCCTGTCGTTTATGATGGAATTGAGTTTGATGAAGGTTTTCGTTTGGATGTTATGGTTGAAGATTTAATTATTTGTGAATTAAAATCAGTAACAGAAATGTACTCGATATATACCGCTCAAATACTTAGTCATATGAAATTAATGGATGTTGAATTGGGGTTTCTGATAAACTTCAATGTACCTTTAATTAAAAATGGAATTAAACGATTACGAATATAA
- a CDS encoding DUF4381 domain-containing protein — protein sequence MNETETYNSAIGALIEPDPIGYSFNTPGWYIVLGIMLLTVFVIGLLQYRKYKKNTYRREALKSIDTILQKKENKVVYEINVLLKTIAFQIFGREKVAYLSGLDWFVFLNSTMNSEHSFANADMEKWAAALYNPSKSLDEKTLNEWADFAILWIKNHRVNV from the coding sequence TTGAATGAAACCGAAACATACAATTCTGCAATTGGGGCGTTAATAGAACCTGATCCAATTGGCTACAGTTTTAACACACCGGGCTGGTATATTGTGCTCGGTATAATGTTGTTAACGGTGTTTGTTATTGGTCTTCTTCAATACCGGAAATACAAAAAAAATACCTACCGCCGCGAAGCACTTAAAAGTATTGATACCATTCTTCAGAAAAAAGAAAATAAGGTAGTTTACGAAATTAATGTCTTGCTAAAAACAATTGCGTTTCAAATTTTTGGAAGAGAAAAAGTGGCGTACTTAAGTGGCTTAGATTGGTTTGTATTTTTGAACTCAACAATGAACTCAGAGCATAGTTTTGCCAACGCAGATATGGAAAAGTGGGCTGCTGCATTATATAATCCGAGCAAAAGTTTGGATGAAAAAACATTAAATGAATGGGCAGATTTTGCCATTTTATGGATTAAAAATCATCGTGTAAATGTTTGA
- a CDS encoding VWA domain-containing protein: protein MFEFAYIWVFILLPLPLLVFWLFPPLKQRKEALKYPTFTEVEKATGRKASAGAWVSRRNVFQWIILSLVWIFTLAAFASPQIVGEPEMKVKTARNFVIAADISFSMANKDWLIDGERVTRWEGVKQVLGEFIEKREGDRLALVFFGTNAYLQAPLTTEHDVINFMLDETDVGMAGQMTSIGKAIGYSLKIFEGDSIDQKVLLLLTDGQDDGRGILPVDAAKMAHKDSVKIYTVGIGEASGRNAGLDELTLKEIARIADGEYFLAEDPEQLDAAYNTLNELEPIEYEAEENAPVTLLFHYPLGAAMVLAFALALIRGIRKLIIG from the coding sequence ATGTTTGAATTTGCTTACATATGGGTTTTCATTTTATTGCCACTTCCGCTGCTGGTTTTTTGGTTGTTTCCACCGTTGAAGCAACGCAAAGAAGCTTTAAAATATCCGACTTTTACCGAAGTTGAAAAAGCCACCGGACGAAAAGCCAGTGCAGGTGCCTGGGTTTCACGACGAAATGTTTTTCAGTGGATAATCCTCTCCTTGGTCTGGATTTTTACTTTGGCAGCATTTGCTTCTCCACAAATTGTTGGCGAGCCCGAAATGAAAGTAAAGACAGCACGTAATTTTGTTATTGCTGCCGATATTTCGTTTAGCATGGCTAATAAAGACTGGCTAATTGATGGCGAACGCGTAACGCGCTGGGAAGGTGTGAAGCAGGTACTTGGCGAATTTATTGAAAAACGCGAAGGCGATCGTTTAGCTCTGGTATTTTTCGGAACCAATGCCTATTTGCAAGCACCACTTACCACTGAGCATGATGTAATTAATTTTATGTTGGATGAAACCGATGTGGGAATGGCAGGGCAAATGACCAGCATTGGAAAAGCAATCGGCTATTCATTAAAAATATTTGAAGGAGATTCAATCGATCAGAAAGTATTGTTACTACTTACTGATGGGCAGGACGATGGTCGTGGAATTTTACCCGTTGATGCTGCAAAAATGGCACACAAAGACAGCGTAAAAATTTATACCGTGGGAATTGGAGAAGCCTCGGGAAGAAATGCTGGTTTAGACGAATTGACCCTTAAAGAAATAGCGCGGATTGCCGATGGAGAATATTTTTTGGCAGAAGATCCGGAGCAATTAGATGCGGCTTACAATACATTAAACGAATTAGAACCCATTGAATATGAAGCAGAGGAAAATGCACCAGTAACACTTTTGTTTCATTATCCCTTGGGAGCTGCAATGGTTTTGGCTTTTGCGCTGGCTCTAATACGCGGAATTCGAAAATTGATAATTGGATGA
- the pheS gene encoding phenylalanine--tRNA ligase subunit alpha — protein sequence MLDKIKALQEEIDKIVASSKEEVDELRIKYISKKGLISQLFNDFKTVPAEQKKEVGQAINTLKTFALDKINSLKDGFENSGNENAGQDLTMPGEPMKLGTRHPLSLVKNEITGIFARLGFTVAEGPEIEDDWHVFSALNFPPEHPARDMQDTFFIEKDPDVLLRTHTSSVQIRVMERTQPPIRAIFPGRVFRNEAISARSHCIFHQIEGLYVDENVSFADLKQTLLQFAKELFGEDIKIRLRPSYFPFTEPSAEMDVSCTICGGKGCNVCKYTGWLEILGCGMVDPNVLELCNIDSRKYTGFAFGMGIERITMLRYGIKDIRHFFENDVRFLKQFESAT from the coding sequence ATGTTAGACAAAATCAAAGCTTTACAAGAAGAAATCGATAAAATTGTAGCCTCCAGCAAAGAGGAAGTGGATGAGCTACGTATAAAATACATCAGTAAAAAGGGCTTAATCAGTCAGTTGTTTAACGACTTTAAAACCGTTCCGGCTGAACAAAAAAAGGAAGTTGGACAAGCCATTAATACGCTGAAAACCTTTGCCCTTGATAAAATCAACAGCCTTAAAGATGGTTTCGAAAATAGCGGAAACGAAAATGCAGGCCAGGACCTAACCATGCCCGGAGAACCGATGAAACTTGGAACACGTCATCCGCTTTCGCTGGTAAAAAACGAAATTACAGGCATTTTTGCCCGACTGGGTTTTACTGTTGCTGAAGGACCGGAAATTGAAGACGACTGGCATGTGTTTTCAGCCTTAAACTTTCCGCCTGAGCATCCGGCACGTGATATGCAGGATACTTTTTTTATCGAGAAAGATCCGGATGTGCTGTTGCGCACGCACACCTCAAGTGTTCAGATTAGGGTGATGGAACGGACCCAACCTCCCATACGGGCAATTTTTCCGGGACGGGTTTTTCGTAACGAAGCAATATCGGCGCGTTCGCATTGTATTTTCCACCAGATAGAAGGGCTGTATGTTGATGAAAATGTTTCGTTTGCCGACCTGAAACAAACCTTGTTGCAGTTTGCCAAGGAATTGTTTGGAGAGGATATAAAAATACGTCTGCGTCCATCGTACTTTCCTTTTACAGAGCCAAGTGCCGAGATGGATGTAAGTTGTACCATTTGTGGAGGAAAAGGTTGCAATGTGTGTAAATATACCGGATGGCTCGAAATTTTGGGTTGTGGTATGGTTGATCCGAATGTTCTTGAACTCTGCAATATTGATAGCCGAAAATACACCGGTTTTGCTTTTGGAATGGGGATTGAGCGAATAACTATGTTGCGTTACGGTATTAAAGATATCCGCCATTTCTTTGAAAACGATGTACGCTTTTTAAAGCAGTTTGAATCGGCAACATAG
- a CDS encoding formylglycine-generating enzyme family protein: protein MYQKLLIILYLPILLLSSCMSEKKPKPVIAVQDNSCCQPDVTSRFMVVSDTTIIKPQPAGTEGMIFIKGGTFNMGADNNQARADEYPKHPVKVHSFWIDEHEVTNAQFNLFVEETGYITVAEKNVDWNILKKQLPPGTPKPHDSLLVAGSMVFTPPTGAVPLNDYSQWWKWTTGACWKHPSGPGSSIEGLENHPVVHICYNDALAYCKWAGKRLPTEAEWEYAARGGLENNIYPWGDEHIESGYPKANSWQGSFPNLNTQKDGFYTTAPVKTYAANGYGLYDMGGNVWEWTADWYDKDYYSTLPANKVTTNPKGPKKSDGGDNAFEDRKTIRGGSFLCNDSYCSSYRVAARMPGEIYTGMSHTGFRCVKDVQEEP from the coding sequence ATGTATCAGAAACTGTTAATCATTCTTTATCTTCCCATTCTTTTGCTATCATCCTGCATGTCTGAAAAGAAACCAAAGCCGGTAATTGCCGTGCAGGACAACTCTTGCTGCCAGCCGGACGTAACCAGCAGGTTTATGGTTGTATCGGATACAACGATAATTAAACCGCAACCGGCTGGAACCGAAGGGATGATTTTTATAAAAGGGGGCACTTTTAACATGGGGGCCGACAACAACCAGGCGCGAGCTGATGAATACCCGAAACACCCGGTGAAGGTGCATAGTTTCTGGATAGACGAACATGAAGTAACCAATGCCCAGTTTAATCTTTTTGTAGAAGAAACAGGTTACATAACTGTTGCCGAAAAAAATGTAGATTGGAATATCCTGAAGAAACAACTGCCTCCGGGAACTCCAAAACCACACGATAGTCTTTTGGTGGCCGGATCGATGGTTTTTACTCCCCCCACCGGTGCTGTACCATTAAATGATTATTCGCAATGGTGGAAATGGACAACAGGCGCTTGCTGGAAACATCCATCTGGCCCTGGAAGTTCGATTGAAGGCCTGGAAAATCATCCGGTAGTGCACATTTGCTATAACGATGCATTGGCCTATTGTAAATGGGCAGGCAAACGCTTGCCAACCGAGGCTGAATGGGAATATGCAGCACGGGGAGGACTGGAAAATAATATTTACCCCTGGGGGGACGAACACATTGAAAGTGGCTACCCCAAAGCCAACTCGTGGCAAGGCAGCTTTCCGAATTTAAATACCCAAAAAGATGGTTTTTATACAACAGCTCCGGTAAAAACCTATGCCGCTAACGGATACGGACTTTATGATATGGGAGGAAATGTTTGGGAATGGACCGCCGATTGGTACGACAAGGACTATTACAGCACGCTGCCTGCAAATAAGGTGACCACAAACCCAAAAGGCCCTAAAAAATCAGACGGTGGAGATAATGCATTTGAGGATAGAAAAACGATACGCGGAGGTTCTTTTTTATGTAACGATAGTTATTGTTCGAGTTATCGCGTTGCTGCCCGGATGCCGGGAGAAATCTATACAGGCATGAGCCATACCGGGTTTCGTTGTGTAAAAGATGTGCAGGAAGAACCATAA
- a CDS encoding DUF3575 domain-containing protein has product MIKQLLFSTAFILFALGVSAQSTASESKSDSLFRINEISLVVTDLIDGSYQLRYERKLGQHISVGLGTALKTKEGLISISGIDRERLKTGDITYSGYKLVPDVRYYLNKTQQYQLDGFYFGLYAKYFHFKSNLNGTYTSSKPLDYTLDMDAKINILSMGFLVGYKLALNKRFTMDFLILGPGTSRHKYKIDNNTELPEEFYDDLNQALKNLSLYDLVDSDFRFDFKDRQTEFSTLSFRYGITVGYTF; this is encoded by the coding sequence ATGATAAAGCAATTATTGTTTTCCACTGCATTTATTCTGTTTGCGCTCGGAGTATCAGCTCAAAGTACAGCTTCAGAATCAAAAAGTGACTCATTGTTCAGAATTAATGAAATTAGTTTGGTGGTAACCGATCTGATTGATGGCAGCTACCAATTACGGTATGAAAGAAAACTTGGACAACATATTTCGGTTGGCTTAGGAACTGCTTTAAAAACAAAAGAAGGATTAATCAGTATCTCGGGGATAGACCGGGAGCGACTTAAAACCGGAGACATAACTTACTCTGGTTACAAACTTGTGCCTGATGTAAGGTACTACCTGAATAAAACACAGCAATACCAACTCGATGGATTCTATTTTGGATTATACGCAAAGTATTTTCATTTTAAATCAAATTTAAACGGCACCTATACCAGCTCAAAACCCCTGGATTACACGCTCGATATGGACGCTAAAATCAACATATTATCAATGGGATTTTTGGTGGGCTACAAATTGGCTCTGAATAAAAGATTTACAATGGATTTTTTAATTTTGGGTCCGGGAACAAGCCGTCACAAATACAAAATTGACAATAACACGGAGCTACCGGAAGAGTTTTACGATGATTTAAACCAGGCTTTAAAGAATCTGAGCTTGTATGATTTGGTTGATAGTGATTTTCGTTTTGATTTTAAAGACCGGCAAACAGAATTTTCAACCTTATCTTTTCGCTATGGGATAACAGTTGGGTATACTTTCTAA
- a CDS encoding DUF58 domain-containing protein, which produces MKANTQNIIPSLSELLKLEHLVASTGFSLLPKQPVHSILAGKHASKLRGRGLDFEEVRKYVPGDDIRNIDWRVTARTQVTSTKVFTEEKEKPVLLITDMTPGMFFGSQVHTKSFIAAQMAAISAFKVLKNGDRFGGLVFTNDECKVFAPQRSRKVVLQYLQKLVDESQALAEGNKNIQPKTEVLEKALLRTVSMATHDYLVLVASDFYTINAKSIKHLIQLAKHNDVILCRITDPLEEKLPKDKLVLSDGDLQIMWESEKKKSGENFAKRVDEFKTSFLINMEKYGIPVIQLNSVDAIDIQLKSVFKSKLKTKKR; this is translated from the coding sequence ATGAAGGCAAATACCCAAAATATAATTCCAAGTTTAAGCGAATTACTAAAACTGGAACATTTGGTGGCTTCAACTGGATTTTCCCTGTTGCCAAAACAACCGGTTCATAGTATTTTGGCGGGCAAGCATGCGTCGAAGTTGCGTGGTCGGGGGCTCGATTTTGAGGAAGTTAGAAAATACGTTCCCGGCGATGATATTCGGAACATTGATTGGCGCGTAACAGCACGAACACAAGTAACATCAACAAAAGTTTTTACAGAAGAAAAGGAAAAGCCGGTATTGCTAATTACCGATATGACTCCCGGAATGTTCTTTGGTTCGCAGGTGCATACAAAATCATTTATTGCTGCTCAAATGGCAGCTATTTCTGCATTTAAAGTGCTAAAAAATGGCGACCGATTTGGTGGTTTGGTTTTTACCAACGACGAATGTAAAGTGTTTGCACCACAGCGAAGTAGAAAAGTGGTTTTACAATATTTACAGAAATTAGTTGATGAATCGCAAGCTTTGGCTGAGGGAAATAAAAACATTCAACCGAAAACCGAAGTGCTTGAAAAAGCATTGCTTCGCACTGTGAGTATGGCAACACACGACTATTTGGTATTGGTTGCCAGCGATTTTTATACTATAAATGCAAAAAGCATAAAACACCTTATTCAGCTCGCAAAACACAACGATGTAATTTTGTGCCGTATTACCGACCCTTTGGAAGAAAAACTGCCCAAAGATAAATTGGTATTGTCCGATGGCGATTTGCAAATTATGTGGGAATCGGAAAAGAAAAAATCGGGAGAGAATTTTGCGAAAAGGGTTGACGAATTTAAGACTAGCTTTTTAATCAATATGGAAAAATACGGTATCCCAGTCATACAATTAAACTCTGTTGATGCCATTGACATTCAACTAAAATCAGTATTCAAAAGTAAACTAAAAACAAAAAAACGTTGA
- a CDS encoding aldo/keto reductase — MSATIEAIKNFGNKFSSNYAIPKRKLGKTDEKLSIIGFGGIMLNDNPQEFANELVAKAFDLGVNYFDIAPKYGNAEERLGPALKPYRKDCFLACKTRQRDAAGAQKDLENSLRKLQTDFFDLYQLHELTTDEEVQTVFGKNGALETLVKAKRDGKVKHIGFSAHSVKAALFALKNFDFDSILFPVNFACWNAGDFGPQVYAEAEKQGIGILALKSMALTALHEKEDLIFKNCWYKPIDDEKTMKQALRYTLSKKVTAAIPPGEHTLFLKALEFVADFKPIDEDETAELLAIARTTKPVFMHK; from the coding sequence ATGAGTGCAACAATCGAAGCCATTAAAAATTTTGGTAATAAATTTTCTTCAAATTATGCTATCCCCAAACGCAAGCTGGGGAAAACCGATGAAAAATTGTCGATAATTGGTTTTGGAGGAATAATGCTGAACGACAATCCTCAGGAATTTGCCAACGAACTGGTTGCTAAAGCTTTTGATTTGGGGGTAAATTATTTTGATATTGCTCCAAAATACGGGAATGCAGAAGAGCGACTAGGCCCGGCATTAAAACCATACAGAAAGGATTGTTTTCTGGCTTGTAAAACACGTCAACGCGATGCCGCCGGTGCACAAAAAGATCTGGAGAACTCGCTGCGAAAATTACAAACCGATTTTTTTGATTTGTACCAGTTGCACGAGCTAACTACCGATGAAGAGGTACAAACGGTTTTTGGTAAAAACGGCGCGCTCGAAACACTGGTAAAAGCCAAAAGGGATGGTAAAGTAAAACATATTGGTTTTTCGGCTCATTCGGTTAAGGCAGCTTTATTCGCACTAAAGAACTTCGATTTCGATTCCATACTTTTCCCTGTTAATTTTGCCTGCTGGAATGCCGGCGACTTTGGGCCACAGGTTTATGCCGAAGCTGAAAAACAAGGAATAGGAATATTAGCCTTAAAATCGATGGCATTAACGGCGTTGCATGAAAAGGAGGATCTGATATTTAAGAATTGCTGGTACAAACCTATCGACGATGAAAAAACCATGAAACAAGCGCTCCGCTATACCTTATCTAAAAAAGTTACTGCTGCTATTCCCCCGGGAGAGCATACGTTGTTTTTAAAAGCATTGGAATTTGTAGCGGATTTTAAACCTATTGACGAAGATGAAACTGCTGAGCTTTTGGCGATAGCCCGCACTACAAAACCAGTATTTATGCACAAGTAA
- a CDS encoding AAA family ATPase: MTALENIQELQSRMNKSIIGQEKLVERILVGLLANGNLLLEGLPGLAKTRAVKALAKELKAGLSRIQFTPDLLPSDITGSEVYQPELEEKFVFQPGPIFSNLVLADEINRAPAKVQAALLEAMEERQVSVAGKTHKMEPLFMVLATQNPVEQEGTYPLPEAQMDRFLMKVLIDYPDSESEAKVLRLVRDESIKTEKITTHKPLSQDIIFKAREEIQNVKVSEAAEKYIVDLIFATRYPEKYNEQLASWLDFGASPRGTIAIDKCARVMAWLNGRDFIQPDDIRAIIHDVLRHRLILSYEANAEGVGPDQVIDEILKLVAVV, encoded by the coding sequence ATGACCGCACTCGAAAACATTCAAGAACTTCAAAGCCGGATGAACAAATCAATCATCGGGCAGGAAAAACTGGTGGAACGAATTTTAGTAGGATTACTGGCAAACGGCAACCTATTATTGGAGGGTTTGCCGGGTTTAGCAAAAACAAGAGCAGTTAAAGCTTTAGCAAAAGAATTAAAAGCCGGTTTAAGTCGAATTCAGTTTACACCCGATTTGCTGCCGTCCGACATCACCGGCTCCGAAGTGTACCAACCCGAATTGGAGGAAAAATTTGTTTTTCAGCCCGGACCAATCTTTAGCAATTTAGTGTTGGCCGATGAAATAAACCGTGCACCGGCAAAAGTGCAGGCTGCCCTTTTGGAAGCCATGGAAGAAAGGCAGGTTTCGGTTGCTGGTAAAACGCATAAAATGGAGCCGCTTTTTATGGTGTTGGCTACCCAAAATCCGGTTGAACAAGAAGGAACTTATCCATTACCCGAAGCTCAAATGGACCGCTTTCTGATGAAAGTTTTAATTGATTACCCCGATTCGGAATCGGAAGCCAAAGTGCTTCGTTTGGTGCGTGATGAAAGCATAAAAACGGAAAAAATAACAACGCATAAACCTTTAAGCCAGGATATAATTTTTAAGGCTCGCGAAGAAATTCAGAATGTAAAAGTTTCGGAGGCGGCTGAAAAATATATAGTTGATTTGATATTTGCCACACGCTATCCTGAGAAATACAACGAACAATTAGCTTCTTGGTTAGATTTTGGAGCAAGTCCTCGCGGCACAATTGCCATTGATAAATGTGCGCGGGTGATGGCTTGGTTAAATGGGCGTGACTTTATACAACCCGACGATATACGTGCGATTATCCACGATGTACTTCGTCACCGACTAATTTTGAGTTACGAAGCCAATGCCGAAGGAGTTGGTCCTGATCAGGTAATTGATGAGATTTTAAAGCTTGTTGCTGTGGTTTAA
- a CDS encoding arylsulfatase, translated as MKKQQLIFNHFGKIALICLVLFSGIGFSSQQTQAQTEKPNFLVIWGDDIGWANISKYNHGMMGYQTPNIDRIADEGAMFTDWYAQQSCTAGRAAFILGQHPFRTGLLTIGMPGAKQGIQDNQATIAELLKPLGYTSGQFGKNHLGDRDEHLPTNHGFDEFFGNLYHLNAEEEPETYYYPKDPEFHKKYGPRGVLHSYSDGKIEDTGPMTRKRMETADDEFTAAAIAFIEKAHNEGKPFFVWLSATRMHVWTHLKEESVGVTGIGLYPDGMVEHDKAIGTVLAKLEELGIYDNTMIMYSTDNGAEKFTWPDGGTTPFAGEKGSTWEGGFRVPCAIKWAGVIEPGTISNEIHSHEDMLPTILAAAGEPNIKEKLLNGHQAGDKNFNLHLDGYNLLPLWKGEVKENPRKEIFYFDAGGNLNAVRYNDWKLHFTIMEGSINEGYRKQPSWPLAINLRADPYEVSWESALYTRWYGDNMWLFVPAQDIVGKFLATFKDYPPVKGSSLGIDKVVQSLQSHPGAQ; from the coding sequence ATGAAAAAACAACAATTGATTTTTAATCATTTTGGGAAAATTGCTCTTATCTGCCTGGTACTCTTTTCCGGAATAGGCTTTTCCTCACAACAGACACAAGCACAAACTGAAAAACCCAATTTCCTTGTGATTTGGGGAGACGATATTGGATGGGCCAATATAAGTAAATACAATCACGGAATGATGGGATATCAAACCCCCAACATTGACCGAATTGCTGACGAAGGAGCTATGTTTACCGACTGGTATGCTCAACAATCGTGTACTGCTGGTCGTGCAGCATTTATTTTAGGACAACATCCGTTTCGAACTGGTTTGTTAACCATAGGTATGCCGGGTGCAAAACAAGGCATTCAGGATAACCAGGCAACCATTGCCGAATTGTTAAAACCATTGGGCTACACTTCTGGTCAGTTTGGGAAAAACCACCTTGGCGACAGAGATGAGCACTTACCAACCAACCACGGATTCGATGAGTTTTTTGGAAATCTTTATCACCTGAATGCCGAGGAAGAACCGGAAACCTACTATTATCCAAAAGATCCGGAATTTCATAAAAAATACGGACCACGTGGAGTATTACATTCTTATTCCGATGGAAAAATTGAAGATACAGGCCCAATGACTCGCAAACGTATGGAAACTGCCGATGATGAATTTACGGCTGCAGCTATTGCTTTTATTGAAAAAGCACATAACGAAGGTAAACCATTTTTTGTTTGGTTAAGCGCCACTCGTATGCACGTTTGGACACACTTGAAAGAAGAAAGTGTAGGTGTAACTGGCATTGGATTGTATCCTGATGGGATGGTAGAACATGACAAGGCAATTGGAACAGTACTTGCTAAATTAGAAGAATTGGGCATTTACGACAATACAATGATTATGTACTCTACCGATAATGGTGCCGAGAAATTTACATGGCCCGATGGTGGTACAACACCATTTGCCGGAGAAAAAGGTTCGACTTGGGAAGGTGGCTTTCGTGTACCATGCGCTATTAAATGGGCCGGTGTTATTGAGCCCGGAACCATTTCAAATGAGATACATTCGCACGAAGACATGCTGCCAACTATACTTGCAGCAGCCGGAGAACCAAACATCAAAGAAAAATTGTTAAACGGTCATCAAGCAGGCGATAAGAATTTTAATCTTCATTTAGATGGATATAATTTATTGCCATTGTGGAAAGGCGAAGTAAAGGAAAACCCTCGGAAAGAAATTTTCTATTTCGATGCTGGTGGTAATCTTAATGCGGTTCGTTACAACGATTGGAAATTACACTTTACCATTATGGAAGGTTCAATTAACGAAGGTTACAGAAAACAACCATCGTGGCCACTTGCCATTAATCTCAGAGCCGATCCTTATGAAGTTTCATGGGAGTCAGCATTGTATACGAGGTGGTATGGCGACAATATGTGGCTGTTTGTTCCGGCACAAGATATTGTGGGTAAGTTTTTAGCAACTTTCAAGGATTATCCGCCTGTAAAGGGATCGTCGTTGGGTATCGACAAAGTTGTTCAATCCTTACAGTCACATCCTGGCGCTCAATAA